In Neofelis nebulosa isolate mNeoNeb1 chromosome 10, mNeoNeb1.pri, whole genome shotgun sequence, one DNA window encodes the following:
- the LOC131488774 gene encoding olfactory receptor 4A47-like, giving the protein MESKNNVTFFVLLGLTQDGKEQKFLFVIFLLFYILTVVGNLLIVVTIAVSKTLGSPMYLFLANLSFMDVTYSSCISPRLISDLFFGENTISFQSCMTQLFTEHLFGGSEVILLLVMAYDRYVAICKPLRYLVVMRQEVCVVLLVGSWVGGFLHSAIQVSTIYSLPFCGPNVIDHFICEMYPLLRLACTDTYVIGLLVVANGGMMCTIVFVLLLISYGVILHSLKNLSPEGRRKALQTCGSHITVVVFFFVPCIFMYVRPAKTFPIDKSVSVFFTVITPMLNPLIYTLRNSEMTNAMKKLWMRNVVSVGV; this is encoded by the coding sequence ATGGAATCAAAGAACAATGTAACTTTCTTTGTCCTCCTGGGCCTCACACAGGATGGAAAGGAACAGAAGTTTCTGTTTGTTATATTCTTGCTCTTCTATATTTTGACGGTGGTGGGCAACCTGCTCATTGTGGTGACTATAGCTGTCAGTAAGACGCTGGGCTCCCCTATGTACTTGTTTCTTGCTAACTTATCTTTTATGGATGTCACTTATTCGTCTTGCATTTCCCCCAGATTGATTTCGGACTTGTTCTTTGGGGAAAATACCATATCCTTCCAATCTTGTATGACCCAGCTATTTACAGAGCACCTTTTCGGTGGATCAGAGGTCATTCTTCTGCTGGTGATGGCTtatgaccgctatgtggccatctgtaagCCTTTGCGTTATTTGGTTGTCATGAGGCAAGAGGTGTGTGTTGTGCTGCTGGTGGGGTCCTGGGTTGGAGGTTTTCTGCATTCAGCCATTCAAGTTAGCACGATTTATAGTCTCCCATTCTGTGGTCCCAATGTCATTGatcatttcatctgtgaaatgtacCCCTTACTGAGACTTGCCTGTACTGACACATATGTCATTGGCCTGTTAGTGGTGGCCAACGGAGGGATGATGTGCACAATTGTGTTTGTGCTCTTGCTCATCTCTTATGGTGTCATCTTGCACTCTCTAAAGAACCTTAGTCCGGAAGGGAGGCGGAAAGCCCTCCAGACCTGTGGTTCCCACATCACTGTGGTGGTCTTCTTCTTTGTGCCATGTATTTTCATGTACGTGAGACCTGCTAAGACCTTCCCCATTGACAAATCAGTGAGTGTGTTTTTTACAGTTATAACCCCTATGCTGAACCCCCTGATCTATACTCTGAGAAATTCTGAGATGACAAATGCGATGAAGAAGCTCTGGATGAGAAATGTCGTATCTGTTGGTGTATAA